Part of the Streptomyces sp. HSG2 genome, GGTGATACTGGAAGGCGCCGCAACGCAACAGGAAAGGCCACAGACGTGACTGAGATCGAGATCGGGCGCGGCAAGCGCGGCCGGCGGGCGTACGCCTTCGACGACATCGCGGTCGTCCCCAGCCGCCGGACCCGGGATCCGAAGGAGGTCTCGATCGCCTGGCAGATCGACGCCTACCGCTTCGAGCTGCCCTTCCTCGCCGCCCCGATGGACTCCGTGGTCTCGCCGGCCTCCGCCATCCGCATCGGCGAGTTGGGCGGCCTCGGCGTACTCAACCTCGAAGGCCTGTGGACCCGGTACGAGGACCCGCAGCCGCTTCTCGACGAGATCGCGGAGCTGGCGCCCGAGGCCGCCACCCGTCGTCTCCAGGAGATCTACGACGCGCCGATCAGGGAGGAACTGATCGGCCGGCGCATCAAGGAGGTCCGCGACTCCGGTGTGGTCACCGCCGCCGCGCTCTCCCCCCAGCGCACCGCGCAGTTCTCCAAGGCCGTCGTGGACGCGGGCGTGGACATCTTCGTCATCCGAGGCACGACCGTCTCCGCGGAGCACGTCTCCTCCTCGCACGAGCCGCTCAACCTCAAGCAGTTCATCTACGAGCTGGACGTGCCGGTCATCGTGGGCGGTTGCGCCACCTACACGGCGGCCTTGCATCTGATGCGGACCGGCGCCGCCGGAGTGCTGGTCGGTTTCGGCGGCGGCGCCGCGCACACCACGCGCAGCGTGCTCGGCATCCAGGTCCCCATGGCGACGGCCGTCGCCGACGTCGCCGCGGCGCGCCGGGACTACCTGGACGAGTCGGGCGGTCGCTACGTGCACGTGATCGCCGACGGCGGTGTGGGACGCTCCGGCGACCTGCCCAAGGCCGTCGCGTGCGGCGCGGACGCGGTGATGATGGGGTCGCCGCTGGCCCGCGGCACCGACGTGCCCGGTCGGGGCCACCACTGGGGCATGGAGGCCGTCAACGGCGAACTGCCGCGCGGCCGGCGCGTCGACCTGGGCACGGTCGGCACGCTGGAGGAGATCCTCGCCGGTCCCTCGCACACCCCCGACGGATCGATGAACTTCTTCGGTGCGCTGCGCCGGGCCATGGCCACCACCGGGTACAGCGAGCTGAAGGAGTTTCAGCGGGTGGAGGTCACCGTGGCGGATGCGCAGCACCGGAGCTGAGCGGCGGAGTCCGGCGTGTGGGGCCGGCCGCCCCGGGAGACCTCCCGGGGCGGCCGGCCCTGTCGTCTCCCCGCCAGGCGGTACGAGGGCCCGCCGGTCACAGTCGGTGGGCGGCTCCGGTGGGGGTGGCGCCCCGGGTGTCCAGCAGGAGCTGTGCCTTCACCGACAGGCCTTGAAGGTCGTAGGTGCGGTGCTGTTGGAGGAGGATCGTCAGGTCGGCGTCGGCGGCGGCCTCGTAGAGGGAGTCCGCGCGGGGGATCGGCCGGTCGAGGACGGACCAGGACGGCACGTACGGATCGTGGTAGCTGACCGACGCCCCCAGTTCGGCCAGTCGGACGGCGATCTCCAGGGCGGGTGTGCCCTGACGGTCGGCGACGTCGGCCTCGTAGGTCACGCCGAGCAGCAGGACGCCGGCCCCGCGCGCGGACTTGCCGTGCTCGTTGAGGAGCGCCGCGGCGCGCTGGACGACGTAGCGCGGCATCCGCCGGTTGACCTCGGCGGCCAGTTCCACCAGGCGCAGACCTCGGGGTGTGTGGCCGGTGAGGTCCTGGGGGGTGGAGTGGCCGCCGACGCCGGGACCGGGACGGAACGCCCGGAAGCCGTGGGGCCTGGTCTCGGCGCACCGGATGACGTCCCACAGGTCGACGCCGAGGTCGTGGCAGAGCACGGCCATCTCGTTGACCAGCGCGATGTTGACGTGGCGGAAGTTGGTCTCCAGGAGTTGGACGGTCTCCGCCTCCCTGGGGCCGCGGGCGCGGACGACCTTGTCGGCGAGGCGGCCGTAGAAGGTGGCGGCGGACTCGGTGCAGGCGGGGGTGAGACCGCCGATCACCTTGGGGGCGTTGGACGGGGTGGCGCCCCGGTTGCCCGGGTCGACGCGGCTGGGGGCGTAGGCCAGGTGGAAGTCGCGTCCCGCCCGCAGCCGTGAGCCCTCCTCCAGGATCGGTCGCAGCACCTCCTCCGTGGTGCCCGGCGGCACGGGTGATTCCAGGACGACGGTGGTGTGCGGGCGCAGGTGAGCCGCCAGCGTCCGGGCCGCGGCGGTGACCTGGTCCAGGTCCGGTTCCCCGGTCGGTCCGGTCGGGGTGGGCGCGCAGATCGCCGCGGTGCGTACCCGGCCGAGTTCGGCGGGCCCCGCCGCGGCGCGGAAACCCTGGGCCAGCATGCGGCGCGACTCGGCCGGGGTGAGGGGGCTCGCCTCGGGCCCGGTGCGGTAGCCGAGGGTGGTGATGCCCGCGGCGACGGCGGCCTGGGCCAGGGGCAGGCCGTAGGGGCCGAGTCCGATGACGGCGAGATCTGCGGGCATGGGGTGGGCCGTCCTTCCCGGTAGCCGAAGTGGGGCGGGTGCGCACGCCCGGTGGACAGGATGGACGAGCGCAAACGTCACACTAGGAGTAAATATGACCGATAGGTGGGATTGGTGACCGAGTTTCGGTGAGTCGGCCCCCGAGGTGCCCCCTCGGCGCGCCTCGGTCCCGCGAGAGGGAGGTCTCGTGTCGGCGGTCCGTCGGCCGCGTGCCCGAGGTCGGGGCCGGCCCGACCGCCCGCGGGGGTGACGTTCGGTCAGCCACCGCGCGGCGTAACGTCACCCGCGCCACCCCGGGCCGTGACCACCCTCCGAGTGAGGGACAATGGAGGCTCTGTCAGGGCGGGTTGCATGAGGGGACGCATGTCGGAGGCGGAGCGGGTGGGTACACCCCGTCAGGACAACAGCGCACGTCTCCTCGCCGGGCGGTACCGGCTGGGAGACGTGCTCGGCCGCGGCGGCATGGGGACGGTGTGGCGCGCGGACGACGAGACGCTGGGGCGCACGGTCGCCGTCAAGGAGCTGCGGTTCCCGTCGAACATCGACGAGGAGGAGAAGCGGCGCCTGATCACGCGCACCCTGCGGGAGGCCAAGGCCATCGCGCGGATCCGCAACACCAGCGCCGTCACGGTCTACGACGTCGTCGAGGAGGACGACCGACCGTGGATCGTGATGGAACTCGTGGAGGGCAGGTCCCTCGCCGACGTCATCCGCGAGGACGGCGTACTGGAACCCCGGCGCGCGGCCGAAGTCGGACTCGCCGTGCTGGACGTGCTGCGCTCGGCCCACCGCCAGGGCATCCTGCACCGTGACGTCAAACCCTCCAACGTCCTGATCGCCGAGGACGGCAGAGTGGTCCTCACGGACTTCGGCATCGCCCAGATCGAGGGAGATCCCTCCCTCACCTCGACCGGGATGCTCGTCGGCGCTCCCTCCTACATCTCGCCCGAGCGCGCCCGAGGGCACACCCCCGGCCCCGCGGCCGACCTGTGGTCTCTCGGCGGCCTGCTGTACGCCGCGGTGGAGGGAAGCCCGCCCTACGACAAGGGCTCGGCCATCGCCACACTCACCGCGGTGATGACGGAGCCCCTGGAAGAGCCCCGCAACGCGGGCCCCTTGGCCGAGGTCGTCCACGGGCTGCTCACCAAGGACCCCGCCAAGCGACTCGACGACGCGGGCGCCCGTGAGCTGCTCACCGCGGCGCTTGAGGCTCCCCGCCCCGAGGCCGCTCCGCCCGCGTCGGGCCGCGGAGGCAAGAAGAGGACGGCGACGACGGAGCGGCCCGGCGCCGAGGGCGAGTCCGGGGAGGCGCGCCCGCGCGGCGCCAAGCGCCCGACGCGCCGGGCGGGGACCGCGAGCGGGCCGGACGCGGCGCCGACGAAGGCGCCCGCCGTCGACTCGACCCCCGCACCGGACGAGGAGCCCCCCGCGTCCGGTGCCGCCTCGTCCACCGGGGAGCGCGCGGCCGGCCGGGCGGCGAAGAGCCCGACCGCCGGCCGGGGTTCGTCCTGGCCCGCCATGGCTCCGCCGGATCTTCCGGCGCGCCCCGCCCCGAGGGCCTCGCTCACCGACGTCGTGCCACGCCGGACGTTGGTGGTCGCAGGCGCCGTCGTCGTCGCCTTGCTGCTCGCGCTCGCCGCCGTGCTGGCCTTCGTGTGGGCCGGGGACGACGAGTCCCGTGCCTCGGAGGGCGGCTCGCCCGCCGGCTCGACCGCCCCGGCGAGCGGTGCCGCCGGGTCCGGCGAGGAGGAGGGATCCGACCGGACCGTGGCGGATCGCGCGAGCGGCGAGTCCGCGGAGAACGCCGCGGACGCCGGAGTGGACACCGCTCCGGGCGGTGGATCCGCCACCGAGGCGCGGGACGCGGTGGAGTCGGGGGAGTCCGAGGACGCCGCCGACACCGACGGCTCCGAAGACGAGGAAGCGGC contains:
- a CDS encoding nucleotide sugar dehydrogenase produces the protein MPADLAVIGLGPYGLPLAQAAVAAGITTLGYRTGPEASPLTPAESRRMLAQGFRAAAGPAELGRVRTAAICAPTPTGPTGEPDLDQVTAAARTLAAHLRPHTTVVLESPVPPGTTEEVLRPILEEGSRLRAGRDFHLAYAPSRVDPGNRGATPSNAPKVIGGLTPACTESAATFYGRLADKVVRARGPREAETVQLLETNFRHVNIALVNEMAVLCHDLGVDLWDVIRCAETRPHGFRAFRPGPGVGGHSTPQDLTGHTPRGLRLVELAAEVNRRMPRYVVQRAAALLNEHGKSARGAGVLLLGVTYEADVADRQGTPALEIAVRLAELGASVSYHDPYVPSWSVLDRPIPRADSLYEAAADADLTILLQQHRTYDLQGLSVKAQLLLDTRGATPTGAAHRL
- a CDS encoding GuaB3 family IMP dehydrogenase-related protein — encoded protein: MTEIEIGRGKRGRRAYAFDDIAVVPSRRTRDPKEVSIAWQIDAYRFELPFLAAPMDSVVSPASAIRIGELGGLGVLNLEGLWTRYEDPQPLLDEIAELAPEAATRRLQEIYDAPIREELIGRRIKEVRDSGVVTAAALSPQRTAQFSKAVVDAGVDIFVIRGTTVSAEHVSSSHEPLNLKQFIYELDVPVIVGGCATYTAALHLMRTGAAGVLVGFGGGAAHTTRSVLGIQVPMATAVADVAAARRDYLDESGGRYVHVIADGGVGRSGDLPKAVACGADAVMMGSPLARGTDVPGRGHHWGMEAVNGELPRGRRVDLGTVGTLEEILAGPSHTPDGSMNFFGALRRAMATTGYSELKEFQRVEVTVADAQHRS
- a CDS encoding serine/threonine-protein kinase, whose translation is MSEAERVGTPRQDNSARLLAGRYRLGDVLGRGGMGTVWRADDETLGRTVAVKELRFPSNIDEEEKRRLITRTLREAKAIARIRNTSAVTVYDVVEEDDRPWIVMELVEGRSLADVIREDGVLEPRRAAEVGLAVLDVLRSAHRQGILHRDVKPSNVLIAEDGRVVLTDFGIAQIEGDPSLTSTGMLVGAPSYISPERARGHTPGPAADLWSLGGLLYAAVEGSPPYDKGSAIATLTAVMTEPLEEPRNAGPLAEVVHGLLTKDPAKRLDDAGARELLTAALEAPRPEAAPPASGRGGKKRTATTERPGAEGESGEARPRGAKRPTRRAGTASGPDAAPTKAPAVDSTPAPDEEPPASGAASSTGERAAGRAAKSPTAGRGSSWPAMAPPDLPARPAPRASLTDVVPRRTLVVAGAVVVALLLALAAVLAFVWAGDDESRASEGGSPAGSTAPASGAAGSGEEEGSDRTVADRASGESAENAADAGVDTAPGGGSATEARDAVESGESEDAADTDGSEDEEAADVAGTHQGDQGYTIGLPEGWSYQSTGTAGDRFAGPDGQKLLVAWTTTPKSDPVADWQAQERYMRREAYERVHIEKVEYRGWNTADWEFTYVEDGTAYHTVDRGFVVNDGLGYALMYTARSADWSDDTRRETWATLTGTFRPKP